One region of Chryseobacterium sp. SORGH_AS_0447 genomic DNA includes:
- a CDS encoding phosphatase PAP2 family protein, protein MEEKQSSLLHKTSRIISDFFNPLLSLFLFFIYMSFLKYSLKSSIMYFLPILLIIILPIMTWLVWNVKTGRYTNMDVSNRVQRKSLYVFIATCVVFYIAFNYFRNGYVDLVMLFILILLFALQISNFYIKSSMHTAFNIFVAALFFALNPTMGLVWLGIAILVGITRIILKRHTPKEVFMGAGIAFMVSFLYLYCNIQFQH, encoded by the coding sequence ATGGAAGAAAAACAGTCTTCATTACTACACAAAACCTCGAGAATCATCTCCGATTTTTTTAATCCGTTACTTTCTTTATTCCTGTTTTTCATTTATATGAGCTTTCTGAAATACTCGCTGAAAAGCTCGATCATGTACTTTCTTCCGATATTGCTGATCATTATTCTTCCGATCATGACCTGGCTGGTATGGAACGTAAAAACCGGAAGGTATACAAATATGGATGTCTCCAACAGGGTGCAGCGGAAAAGCCTCTATGTTTTTATTGCCACCTGCGTGGTGTTCTATATTGCTTTTAATTATTTCAGGAACGGATATGTGGATTTGGTGATGCTTTTTATTCTAATCCTGCTGTTTGCCCTACAGATCAGTAATTTCTACATCAAAAGCTCTATGCATACGGCTTTCAATATATTTGTAGCGGCTTTATTCTTTGCGCTGAACCCGACAATGGGATTGGTCTGGCTGGGTATAGCCATCCTGGTAGGTATTACGCGGATTATTCTGAAGCGGCATACCCCAAAGGAGGTATTCATGGGGGC
- the pdhA gene encoding pyruvate dehydrogenase (acetyl-transferring) E1 component subunit alpha has product MKEFSKEVYLKWYEDMTMWRRFEDKCRSLYLKQKIRGFLHLYNGQEAIPAGFTHAMDLTKDSMITAYRCHIHPMAMGVDPKRIMAELCGKATGTSGGMGGSMHIFSKEHRFYGGHGIVGGQIPLGAGIAFADQYFDRKAVNICFFGDGAARQGSLHETFNMAMNWKLPVIFVVENNQYAMGTSVKRTANHEDIYKLGLGYEMPCLAVDAMDPEKVAEAAYEAIERARRGDGPTFIEARTYRFRGHSMSDAEPYRSKEEVAIHKNDDPIELIKQRILANSWATEEELEAMDNKSRDFVEECIEFMENSPYPDPEKIYEYVYAQEDYPFLDKLEN; this is encoded by the coding sequence ATGAAAGAATTTTCTAAAGAGGTATACCTGAAGTGGTATGAAGATATGACAATGTGGAGAAGGTTTGAAGACAAATGCCGTTCTCTATATCTAAAACAAAAAATCAGAGGTTTTTTACATTTGTACAACGGTCAGGAAGCTATTCCTGCTGGATTTACCCATGCAATGGATTTAACCAAAGATAGTATGATCACCGCTTACAGATGCCACATCCATCCGATGGCAATGGGAGTAGATCCAAAAAGAATCATGGCCGAACTTTGTGGCAAAGCTACAGGTACGTCAGGAGGTATGGGTGGATCTATGCACATTTTCAGCAAGGAGCACCGTTTTTACGGAGGTCACGGTATTGTTGGGGGACAGATTCCTTTAGGTGCCGGGATTGCCTTTGCAGATCAATATTTCGACAGAAAAGCAGTAAATATCTGCTTCTTCGGGGACGGTGCCGCAAGACAGGGTTCATTACATGAAACGTTTAACATGGCGATGAACTGGAAGCTTCCGGTAATTTTCGTTGTAGAAAACAACCAGTATGCAATGGGAACTTCTGTAAAAAGAACAGCCAACCACGAAGATATTTATAAATTAGGACTAGGATACGAAATGCCTTGCCTTGCCGTAGATGCGATGGATCCTGAAAAAGTGGCTGAAGCTGCTTATGAAGCTATCGAAAGAGCAAGAAGAGGAGACGGGCCTACTTTCATTGAAGCCAGAACGTACCGTTTCAGAGGACACTCGATGTCTGATGCCGAGCCGTACAGATCTAAGGAGGAAGTTGCCATTCATAAAAATGATGACCCGATCGAGCTGATAAAACAGAGAATTCTGGCGAACAGCTGGGCTACTGAAGAGGAGTTGGAAGCGATGGATAACAAATCGAGAGATTTCGTGGAAGAGTGCATCGAGTTCATGGAAAATTCTCCATATCCTGATCCTGAGAAAATCTATGAGTATGTGTACGCTCAGGAAGATTATCCATTCTTAGACAAATTAGAAAACTAA
- a CDS encoding pyruvate dehydrogenase complex dihydrolipoamide acetyltransferase has translation MAEVITMPRLSDTMTEGKVAKWHKKVGDKVKEGDILAEIETDKAVQDFESEVEGTLLYVGVEEGGAAAVDSVLSIIGNEGEDISGLTGGEAPASNDSEEKKSEEDHKTENNATSIEQADTEVPAGVEVITMPRLSDTMTEGKVAKWHKNVGDTVKEGDLLAEIETDKAVQDFESEFNGVLLKQGVEEGGAAPVDSVLAIIGPEGTDVSAVGAPKAAGSSSEKQTEQKAEHKKEEEKAAPAADASSTDRVAISPLAKKMAQDKGVDINSIQGSGENGRIVKKDIENYQPSAAKPAASAPAASPAAAQVALSFVQGEDTETQNSQVRNVIAKRLSESKFSAPHYYLMVEINMDKAIEARKEINSLPDTKISFNDMIIKATAVALRKHPQVNSSWAGDKIIHRGNINIGVAVAIPDGLVVPVLKNTDQMNYTQISAAVKDMAGRAKNKALKANEMEGSTFSISNLGMFGIETFTSIINQPNAAILSVGAIIEKPVVKNGQIVVGNIMKLSLACDHRVVDGATGAQFLQTLKTYLESPLTLLL, from the coding sequence ATGGCAGAAGTAATTACAATGCCACGTCTTTCCGATACAATGACGGAAGGGAAAGTGGCTAAATGGCATAAAAAAGTAGGAGATAAAGTAAAGGAAGGTGATATTTTAGCTGAAATTGAAACCGATAAAGCTGTTCAGGATTTCGAATCTGAAGTAGAAGGAACCCTTCTATACGTAGGAGTAGAAGAAGGCGGTGCCGCCGCAGTAGATTCTGTACTGTCCATTATCGGGAACGAAGGCGAAGATATCTCCGGATTAACCGGCGGTGAAGCTCCTGCATCCAATGATTCTGAAGAAAAAAAATCTGAAGAAGACCATAAAACCGAAAATAACGCAACAAGCATAGAACAGGCCGATACTGAAGTTCCTGCAGGAGTGGAAGTAATTACCATGCCAAGACTTTCCGACACGATGACGGAAGGAAAAGTGGCGAAGTGGCACAAGAATGTAGGAGATACCGTAAAAGAAGGTGATCTTCTTGCAGAAATTGAAACCGACAAAGCGGTTCAGGATTTCGAATCCGAATTTAACGGGGTATTGCTGAAGCAAGGTGTTGAAGAAGGTGGTGCTGCTCCTGTGGATTCTGTGTTGGCGATTATCGGACCTGAAGGAACAGATGTTTCTGCCGTAGGTGCTCCGAAAGCAGCCGGTTCGTCTTCAGAAAAGCAGACCGAACAAAAAGCAGAACATAAAAAAGAAGAAGAAAAAGCAGCACCTGCTGCCGATGCTTCCTCTACAGACCGGGTGGCAATCTCTCCGCTGGCTAAGAAGATGGCGCAAGACAAAGGAGTAGACATCAACAGCATCCAGGGTTCAGGAGAAAACGGAAGAATCGTTAAAAAAGATATCGAAAATTACCAGCCTTCGGCTGCGAAGCCAGCAGCTTCTGCTCCGGCAGCAAGTCCTGCAGCGGCTCAGGTTGCCTTAAGCTTCGTACAGGGTGAAGATACGGAAACTCAGAATTCACAGGTAAGAAATGTGATTGCCAAACGTCTTTCCGAAAGCAAATTCTCTGCGCCTCACTACTATTTAATGGTAGAGATCAATATGGATAAAGCTATTGAGGCGAGAAAAGAAATCAACTCGTTGCCAGACACCAAAATTTCTTTCAACGATATGATCATCAAGGCCACGGCTGTTGCATTAAGAAAACATCCGCAGGTGAATTCAAGCTGGGCTGGCGACAAGATCATCCACAGAGGGAATATCAACATCGGTGTGGCTGTAGCTATTCCTGACGGATTGGTGGTTCCTGTTCTTAAGAATACCGACCAGATGAACTACACCCAGATTTCTGCAGCAGTAAAAGATATGGCCGGAAGAGCGAAAAACAAAGCTCTTAAAGCAAACGAAATGGAAGGATCTACCTTCTCTATTTCCAACCTGGGAATGTTCGGGATCGAAACCTTTACCAGCATTATCAACCAGCCGAACGCTGCCATCCTTTCAGTAGGAGCCATCATCGAGAAGCCTGTTGTGAAAAACGGACAGATCGTGGTAGGAAACATCATGAAGCTTTCATTGGCTTGTGATCACAGGGTAGTGGACGGTGCTACAGGTGCTCAGTTCTTACAGACTTTAAAAACTTATTTGGAAAGCCCGTTAACTCTGTTACTGTAA
- a CDS encoding bile acid:sodium symporter → MKIGKLKMDKQNIFLLLLIIMVIAGKAIPFRNEYNHYFNLSAFIDWGIAAIFLLYGLKLNIKEIVKDISNWKLHLLVQLGTFVLFPLLVIPFYGVVKDSAYFVTWLSIFFLASLPSTVSSSVVMVSIAKGNVTSAIFNASISGIIGIVMTPLLMSLFIQPDQGNINNSEIIQQLLLKVLLPIILGLLLNPLFKKIITKYSRIIAEFDKLIILLIVYESFSEAFTQNVFASVPPVVFIIIALSVITMFFSVYEILKRICGKLNFKREDTITATFCGSKKSLVHGSLFVMVLGIPEDQKVLFLLPVMIYHSFQLFYVSWLANRIEKTSRLSKI, encoded by the coding sequence ATGAAGATTGGAAAACTAAAAATGGATAAGCAGAATATCTTTCTGCTGTTGCTGATTATCATGGTTATTGCCGGTAAAGCAATACCGTTCCGGAACGAATACAATCATTATTTTAACCTTTCTGCATTTATCGACTGGGGAATTGCTGCGATTTTTTTGCTGTACGGATTAAAGCTGAATATTAAAGAAATTGTAAAAGACATTTCCAACTGGAAGCTTCATCTTCTTGTACAATTGGGAACATTTGTGCTCTTCCCACTGCTGGTTATTCCTTTTTACGGGGTTGTAAAAGATTCGGCCTATTTTGTAACCTGGCTTTCTATATTTTTCCTGGCCAGCCTTCCTTCCACGGTATCTTCTTCGGTAGTGATGGTTTCTATTGCCAAGGGAAACGTTACTTCCGCTATTTTTAATGCTTCGATCTCCGGCATCATTGGTATTGTAATGACGCCGCTGCTGATGAGCCTGTTTATCCAGCCGGACCAGGGAAATATCAATAATTCTGAGATTATTCAGCAACTGTTGCTTAAAGTGCTGCTTCCTATTATTTTAGGTTTGTTGCTAAATCCTCTTTTCAAAAAGATCATCACAAAATATAGCAGGATCATCGCAGAATTTGATAAGCTGATCATTCTGCTGATCGTGTACGAAAGTTTTTCTGAAGCTTTTACCCAAAATGTATTTGCATCGGTTCCGCCTGTGGTATTTATTATCATTGCTTTAAGTGTGATAACGATGTTTTTCTCCGTTTATGAAATCCTGAAAAGAATTTGCGGAAAATTAAATTTCAAGAGAGAAGATACAATCACCGCTACTTTTTGCGGATCAAAAAAATCACTGGTTCATGGGAGTCTTTTCGTGATGGTATTGGGGATTCCGGAAGATCAGAAAGTATTATTCCTGCTTCCGGTGATGATCTATCACAGTTTTCAGCTGTTTTACGTAAGCTGGCTTGCCAACAGGATCGAGAAAACTTCTCGCCTAAGCAAAATATAA
- a CDS encoding ABC transporter ATP-binding protein, producing the protein MIKARNIHKFYGNLEVLKGVDIHIKTGEVVSIVGESGAGKSTLLQILGTLDQPTTSGKFDTEISIAGESFINMNDKQLSKFRNQNIGFVFQFHQLLPEFTALENVLLPTKIAGANEKEAVEKAYALFEDLKIEQRLHHKPNQLSGGEAQRVAVARALINSPKIIFADEPTGNLDSKNADDLHRLFFDLRDKYNQTFVIVTHNPNLAEITDRKLVMKDGLIIE; encoded by the coding sequence ATGATTAAAGCAAGAAATATCCATAAGTTTTATGGGAATTTAGAAGTACTGAAAGGAGTCGATATCCATATCAAAACGGGCGAAGTGGTATCCATTGTCGGAGAATCCGGAGCAGGAAAATCCACGCTTCTGCAAATCCTGGGAACGTTGGATCAGCCGACGACTTCCGGTAAGTTCGATACGGAGATTTCAATTGCGGGAGAATCTTTTATCAATATGAATGATAAACAGCTTTCTAAATTCAGAAACCAGAACATCGGTTTCGTATTTCAGTTTCACCAGCTTCTTCCGGAATTTACCGCGCTGGAAAATGTACTCCTGCCGACTAAAATTGCAGGAGCAAATGAAAAAGAAGCGGTTGAAAAAGCTTATGCACTGTTCGAGGATTTGAAGATTGAACAAAGACTGCATCATAAACCGAATCAGCTGTCAGGAGGAGAAGCACAGCGGGTTGCTGTAGCCAGGGCTTTAATCAATTCTCCTAAGATTATTTTTGCTGATGAGCCGACCGGAAACCTGGATTCCAAAAACGCAGACGATCTTCACCGGCTTTTCTTCGATCTCAGGGACAAGTATAACCAGACTTTCGTGATCGTGACGCATAACCCCAATCTTGCAGAAATTACAGACCGGAAATTAGTGATGAAAGACGGACTTATTATCGAATAA
- a CDS encoding murein L,D-transpeptidase catalytic domain-containing protein, with the protein MTSSRSESYASDSAHALPASKISEIKNFIKGKNYNQDLAVFINFRIHSGKYKYFLYDLKNNKILQKAIVAHGDGSVVKNSSALQFSNRDGSHQSSLGKYEIKESYTGKFGKAYRLNGLDATNSNARSRAIVLHSYYCVPDKESIQPACLSFGCPMLSKNAFKETAKYIDRSPKNIILYAFY; encoded by the coding sequence ATGACGAGTTCAAGATCTGAATCCTATGCTTCAGATTCCGCCCATGCTTTGCCAGCATCGAAAATTTCAGAAATTAAAAATTTTATTAAGGGAAAAAATTATAACCAGGACCTGGCGGTGTTTATCAATTTCAGGATTCATTCCGGTAAGTACAAGTATTTTTTGTACGATCTCAAAAACAATAAAATACTCCAAAAAGCTATTGTAGCCCACGGTGACGGTTCTGTTGTCAAAAATTCATCAGCACTGCAATTCAGTAATAGAGACGGTTCCCATCAGTCATCTTTAGGAAAATATGAAATTAAGGAAAGCTATACCGGAAAATTCGGAAAAGCTTACCGGTTGAATGGTTTGGATGCAACCAACAGCAATGCCAGATCAAGAGCTATTGTCCTTCATTCGTACTATTGTGTTCCCGATAAAGAATCTATTCAGCCTGCGTGCCTGAGTTTTGGATGTCCTATGCTTTCCAAGAATGCGTTTAAGGAAACGGCAAAATATATAGACCGTTCACCAAAAAACATAATCCTGTATGCATTTTATTAA
- the radC gene encoding DNA repair protein RadC, which yields MAIKFLAEDDRPREKFLLKGINSLSDSELLAIILRSGSREETAIELARKILNSVNQSWHQLSLLSIKDLMKFKGVGEVKAIAVATALEIGRRRAAQEIPEKSSITCSNDGYQILKKYLSDIRTEEFWAIFLNQNNRVLHFAQLTQGGINQSIVDVRVLFKTALDHFSTGIIVAHNHPSGNLKPSNEDIDITQKIKEAGKILNIQLLDHLIITQNSYFSFSDDGLL from the coding sequence ATGGCTATTAAATTTTTAGCTGAAGACGACAGACCCCGGGAAAAATTTTTACTGAAAGGGATAAATTCCCTCTCGGATTCCGAATTGCTGGCCATCATTTTAAGAAGTGGCAGCCGGGAAGAAACCGCCATCGAACTGGCGCGGAAAATCCTGAATTCGGTAAACCAAAGCTGGCATCAGCTCAGTCTCCTTTCCATAAAAGACCTTATGAAATTTAAGGGAGTAGGAGAAGTAAAAGCCATTGCAGTTGCTACTGCCCTTGAAATCGGCAGACGGAGAGCAGCACAGGAAATCCCCGAAAAGTCATCGATCACGTGCAGCAATGACGGATACCAGATTCTTAAAAAATATTTATCAGATATCCGAACGGAAGAATTCTGGGCCATATTTCTCAACCAAAATAACCGGGTGCTCCATTTTGCGCAGCTGACTCAGGGTGGAATCAATCAGTCGATTGTAGATGTGAGGGTTCTATTTAAAACGGCTTTGGATCATTTTTCAACAGGAATTATCGTAGCCCATAACCATCCCTCGGGCAATTTAAAGCCAAGCAATGAAGACATCGATATTACCCAAAAGATCAAAGAAGCCGGAAAAATACTGAATATTCAGCTGCTTGATCACCTGATTATCACCCAAAACTCCTATTTTAGTTTCTCAGACGACGGATTGTTATGA